A region of Oncorhynchus kisutch isolate 150728-3 linkage group LG29, Okis_V2, whole genome shotgun sequence DNA encodes the following proteins:
- the nf2b gene encoding NF2, moesin-ezrin-radixin like (MERLIN) tumor suppressor b isoform X2, which yields MSILGLKKKQPKTFKVKVITMDAEMEFSCEVKWKGKDLFDLVCRTVGLRETWFFGLRYTVKDTYAWLKTEKRVLDQEVPKDSPITFHFLAKFFPEKVEEELVQEITQHLFFLQVKKQILDEEIFCSPEASVLLASYAVQAKYGDYEPNFHKPGFLAQDELLPKRVLMQYQMTADMWEEKITAWYAEHRGIARDEAEMDYLKIAQDLDMYGVSYFAITQNKRDTDLLLGVDAQGLHIYSPNSKLNPNKSFPWSGIRNISYSEKEVTTFTIKPLDKKKDVFKFYSSQLRVNKLILQLCIGNHDLFMRRRKVDSIEVQQMKSQAKEEKARKKVERQILAREKQMREEAERAKEEMERRLFQLQDEARLANEALLRSEETADLLAEKAQIAEEEAKLLAHKAAEAEQERQRIEATALKTKEEKRLMEQKMREAEQLAVKLVEQSERRSKEADHLKQDLTEAKDAERRAKQKLLEITKTSYPLIAAYSTPPPPPEGGDLALGSGSMRIDFKDSDMKRLSMEIERERLEYVEKSKHLQDQLKELKSEIESLKLEEQQQQAGVYSLRNEARGYPPEPPYMPHSNVRTTLHAP from the exons ATGTCGATTTTAGGATTAAAAAAGAAACAACCAAAGACTTTTAAGGTCAAAGTCATCACTATGGATGCTGAAATGGAGTTTAGCTGTGAG GTGAAATGGAAAGGGAAGGATCTGTTTGATCTGGTGTGTCGGACAGTGGGTCTGAGGGAAACCTGGTTCTTTGGGCTCCGGTACACAGTGAAGGACACCTATGCATGGCTGAAGACAGAGAAACGG gtCTTGGATCAAGAGGTCCCTAAAGACTCACCGATAACGTTTCACTTCCTGGCCAAGTTTTTCCCAGAGAAGGTAGAAGAGGAGCTGGTGCAGGAAATCACACAACACCTCTTCTTTCTGCAG GTGAAAAAGCAAATATTAGACGAGGAAATTTTCTGTTCTCCTGAAGCCTCTGTCCTGTTGGCATCGTACGCTGTTCAAGCCAAG TATGGGGACTATGAACCAAACTTTCACAAGCCGGGGTTCTTAGCCCAGGATGAGCTCCTACCTAAAAGA GTTCTGATGCAGTACCAGATGACTGCAGACATGTGGGAGGAGAAGATCACAGCCTGGTATGCAGAGCACAGAGGCATCGCCAG GGATGAGGCTGAGATGGACTACCTGAAGATAGCTCAGGACCTGGACATGTATGGAGTCAGCTACTTTGCCATCACT CAAAATAAACGAGACACAGACCTGCTACTGGGTGTCGATGCCCAGGGCCTTCATATTTACAGCCCCAACAGCAAACTGAACCCCAACAAGTCTTTCCCCTGGAGCGGCATCCGCAACATCTCCTACAGCGAGAAGGAGGTAACCACG TTCACAATAAAACCTCTGGACAAGAAGAAGGATGTTTTTAAATTCTACTCCTCCCAACTGAGAGTCAACAAACTG atcctGCAGCTGTGCATTGGGAACCATGACCTGTtcatgaggaggaggaaggtggaCTCCATCGAGGTTCAGCAGATGAAGTCTCAGGCCAAGGAGGAGAAGGCTCGCAAGAAG GTGGAGCGTCAGATCCTTGCACGGGAGAAGCAAATGAGGGAGGAGGCAGAGCGAgcgaaggaggagatggagagacggcTGTTCCAGCTGCAGGACGAGGCACGGCTGGCCAATGAGGCGCTG CTGCGTTCAGAGGAGACCGCAGATCTGCTGGCGGAGAAAGCCCAGATCGCCGAGGAGGAAGCCAAGCTGTTGGCCCACAAGGCTGCCGAGGCGGAGCAGGAGAGACAAAGGATAGAGGCTACCGCCCTCAAGACcaaggaggagaagagactgaTGGAGcagaagatgagagaggcagagcagcTGGCCGTCAAACTGGTGGAGCAGTCAGAGAGGAG GTCGAAGGAGGCGGACCATCTGAAGCAGGACCTTACAGAGGCCAAGGATGCTGAGAGGAGAGCCAAGCAGAAACTCCTGGAGATCACCAAGACATCTTATCCG cTCATAGCGGCCTactccaccccccctcctcccccagagGGAGGAGACCTAGCTCTGGGATCCGGATCAATGCGCATCGACTTTAAAGACTCTGATATGAAGAGACTGTCaatggagatagagagggagag aCTAGAGTACGTGGAGAAGAGTAAACACCTGCAGGACCAGCTGAAGGAGCTGAAGTCTGAGATTGAGTCTCTGAAGttggaggagcagcagcagcaggctggGGTCTACAGCCTCCGCAACGAGGCCCGCGGCTATCCCCCTGAACCACCCTACATGCCCCATAGTAATGTAAGAACCACCCTACATGCCCCATAG
- the nf2b gene encoding NF2, moesin-ezrin-radixin like (MERLIN) tumor suppressor b isoform X3 encodes MSILGLKKKQPKTFKVKVITMDAEMEFSCEVKWKGKDLFDLVCRTVGLRETWFFGLRYTVKDTYAWLKTEKRVLDQEVPKDSPITFHFLAKFFPEKVEEELVQEITQHLFFLQVKKQILDEEIFCSPEASVLLASYAVQAKYGDYEPNFHKPGFLAQDELLPKRVLMQYQMTADMWEEKITAWYAEHRGIARDEAEMDYLKIAQDLDMYGVSYFAITQNKRDTDLLLGVDAQGLHIYSPNSKLNPNKSFPWSGIRNISYSEKEFTIKPLDKKKDVFKFYSSQLRVNKLILQLCIGNHDLFMRRRKVDSIEVQQMKSQAKEEKARKKVERQILAREKQMREEAERAKEEMERRLFQLQDEARLANEALLRSEETADLLAEKAQIAEEEAKLLAHKAAEAEQERQRIEATALKTKEEKRLMEQKMREAEQLAVKLVEQSERRSKEADHLKQDLTEAKDAERRAKQKLLEITKTSYPLIAAYSTPPPPPEGGDLALGSGSMRIDFKDSDMKRLSMEIERERLEYVEKSKHLQDQLKELKSEIESLKLEEQQQQAGVYSLRNEARGYPPEPPYMPHSNRNSAYMAQMAFFEEV; translated from the exons ATGTCGATTTTAGGATTAAAAAAGAAACAACCAAAGACTTTTAAGGTCAAAGTCATCACTATGGATGCTGAAATGGAGTTTAGCTGTGAG GTGAAATGGAAAGGGAAGGATCTGTTTGATCTGGTGTGTCGGACAGTGGGTCTGAGGGAAACCTGGTTCTTTGGGCTCCGGTACACAGTGAAGGACACCTATGCATGGCTGAAGACAGAGAAACGG gtCTTGGATCAAGAGGTCCCTAAAGACTCACCGATAACGTTTCACTTCCTGGCCAAGTTTTTCCCAGAGAAGGTAGAAGAGGAGCTGGTGCAGGAAATCACACAACACCTCTTCTTTCTGCAG GTGAAAAAGCAAATATTAGACGAGGAAATTTTCTGTTCTCCTGAAGCCTCTGTCCTGTTGGCATCGTACGCTGTTCAAGCCAAG TATGGGGACTATGAACCAAACTTTCACAAGCCGGGGTTCTTAGCCCAGGATGAGCTCCTACCTAAAAGA GTTCTGATGCAGTACCAGATGACTGCAGACATGTGGGAGGAGAAGATCACAGCCTGGTATGCAGAGCACAGAGGCATCGCCAG GGATGAGGCTGAGATGGACTACCTGAAGATAGCTCAGGACCTGGACATGTATGGAGTCAGCTACTTTGCCATCACT CAAAATAAACGAGACACAGACCTGCTACTGGGTGTCGATGCCCAGGGCCTTCATATTTACAGCCCCAACAGCAAACTGAACCCCAACAAGTCTTTCCCCTGGAGCGGCATCCGCAACATCTCCTACAGCGAGAAGGAG TTCACAATAAAACCTCTGGACAAGAAGAAGGATGTTTTTAAATTCTACTCCTCCCAACTGAGAGTCAACAAACTG atcctGCAGCTGTGCATTGGGAACCATGACCTGTtcatgaggaggaggaaggtggaCTCCATCGAGGTTCAGCAGATGAAGTCTCAGGCCAAGGAGGAGAAGGCTCGCAAGAAG GTGGAGCGTCAGATCCTTGCACGGGAGAAGCAAATGAGGGAGGAGGCAGAGCGAgcgaaggaggagatggagagacggcTGTTCCAGCTGCAGGACGAGGCACGGCTGGCCAATGAGGCGCTG CTGCGTTCAGAGGAGACCGCAGATCTGCTGGCGGAGAAAGCCCAGATCGCCGAGGAGGAAGCCAAGCTGTTGGCCCACAAGGCTGCCGAGGCGGAGCAGGAGAGACAAAGGATAGAGGCTACCGCCCTCAAGACcaaggaggagaagagactgaTGGAGcagaagatgagagaggcagagcagcTGGCCGTCAAACTGGTGGAGCAGTCAGAGAGGAG GTCGAAGGAGGCGGACCATCTGAAGCAGGACCTTACAGAGGCCAAGGATGCTGAGAGGAGAGCCAAGCAGAAACTCCTGGAGATCACCAAGACATCTTATCCG cTCATAGCGGCCTactccaccccccctcctcccccagagGGAGGAGACCTAGCTCTGGGATCCGGATCAATGCGCATCGACTTTAAAGACTCTGATATGAAGAGACTGTCaatggagatagagagggagag aCTAGAGTACGTGGAGAAGAGTAAACACCTGCAGGACCAGCTGAAGGAGCTGAAGTCTGAGATTGAGTCTCTGAAGttggaggagcagcagcagcaggctggGGTCTACAGCCTCCGCAACGAGGCCCGCGGCTATCCCCCTGAACCACCCTACATGCCCCATAGTAAT
- the nf2b gene encoding NF2, moesin-ezrin-radixin like (MERLIN) tumor suppressor b isoform X1: MSILGLKKKQPKTFKVKVITMDAEMEFSCEVKWKGKDLFDLVCRTVGLRETWFFGLRYTVKDTYAWLKTEKRVLDQEVPKDSPITFHFLAKFFPEKVEEELVQEITQHLFFLQVKKQILDEEIFCSPEASVLLASYAVQAKYGDYEPNFHKPGFLAQDELLPKRVLMQYQMTADMWEEKITAWYAEHRGIARDEAEMDYLKIAQDLDMYGVSYFAITQNKRDTDLLLGVDAQGLHIYSPNSKLNPNKSFPWSGIRNISYSEKEVTTFTIKPLDKKKDVFKFYSSQLRVNKLILQLCIGNHDLFMRRRKVDSIEVQQMKSQAKEEKARKKVERQILAREKQMREEAERAKEEMERRLFQLQDEARLANEALLRSEETADLLAEKAQIAEEEAKLLAHKAAEAEQERQRIEATALKTKEEKRLMEQKMREAEQLAVKLVEQSERRSKEADHLKQDLTEAKDAERRAKQKLLEITKTSYPLIAAYSTPPPPPEGGDLALGSGSMRIDFKDSDMKRLSMEIERERLEYVEKSKHLQDQLKELKSEIESLKLEEQQQQAGVYSLRNEARGYPPEPPYMPHSNRNSAYMAQMAFFEEV, from the exons ATGTCGATTTTAGGATTAAAAAAGAAACAACCAAAGACTTTTAAGGTCAAAGTCATCACTATGGATGCTGAAATGGAGTTTAGCTGTGAG GTGAAATGGAAAGGGAAGGATCTGTTTGATCTGGTGTGTCGGACAGTGGGTCTGAGGGAAACCTGGTTCTTTGGGCTCCGGTACACAGTGAAGGACACCTATGCATGGCTGAAGACAGAGAAACGG gtCTTGGATCAAGAGGTCCCTAAAGACTCACCGATAACGTTTCACTTCCTGGCCAAGTTTTTCCCAGAGAAGGTAGAAGAGGAGCTGGTGCAGGAAATCACACAACACCTCTTCTTTCTGCAG GTGAAAAAGCAAATATTAGACGAGGAAATTTTCTGTTCTCCTGAAGCCTCTGTCCTGTTGGCATCGTACGCTGTTCAAGCCAAG TATGGGGACTATGAACCAAACTTTCACAAGCCGGGGTTCTTAGCCCAGGATGAGCTCCTACCTAAAAGA GTTCTGATGCAGTACCAGATGACTGCAGACATGTGGGAGGAGAAGATCACAGCCTGGTATGCAGAGCACAGAGGCATCGCCAG GGATGAGGCTGAGATGGACTACCTGAAGATAGCTCAGGACCTGGACATGTATGGAGTCAGCTACTTTGCCATCACT CAAAATAAACGAGACACAGACCTGCTACTGGGTGTCGATGCCCAGGGCCTTCATATTTACAGCCCCAACAGCAAACTGAACCCCAACAAGTCTTTCCCCTGGAGCGGCATCCGCAACATCTCCTACAGCGAGAAGGAGGTAACCACG TTCACAATAAAACCTCTGGACAAGAAGAAGGATGTTTTTAAATTCTACTCCTCCCAACTGAGAGTCAACAAACTG atcctGCAGCTGTGCATTGGGAACCATGACCTGTtcatgaggaggaggaaggtggaCTCCATCGAGGTTCAGCAGATGAAGTCTCAGGCCAAGGAGGAGAAGGCTCGCAAGAAG GTGGAGCGTCAGATCCTTGCACGGGAGAAGCAAATGAGGGAGGAGGCAGAGCGAgcgaaggaggagatggagagacggcTGTTCCAGCTGCAGGACGAGGCACGGCTGGCCAATGAGGCGCTG CTGCGTTCAGAGGAGACCGCAGATCTGCTGGCGGAGAAAGCCCAGATCGCCGAGGAGGAAGCCAAGCTGTTGGCCCACAAGGCTGCCGAGGCGGAGCAGGAGAGACAAAGGATAGAGGCTACCGCCCTCAAGACcaaggaggagaagagactgaTGGAGcagaagatgagagaggcagagcagcTGGCCGTCAAACTGGTGGAGCAGTCAGAGAGGAG GTCGAAGGAGGCGGACCATCTGAAGCAGGACCTTACAGAGGCCAAGGATGCTGAGAGGAGAGCCAAGCAGAAACTCCTGGAGATCACCAAGACATCTTATCCG cTCATAGCGGCCTactccaccccccctcctcccccagagGGAGGAGACCTAGCTCTGGGATCCGGATCAATGCGCATCGACTTTAAAGACTCTGATATGAAGAGACTGTCaatggagatagagagggagag aCTAGAGTACGTGGAGAAGAGTAAACACCTGCAGGACCAGCTGAAGGAGCTGAAGTCTGAGATTGAGTCTCTGAAGttggaggagcagcagcagcaggctggGGTCTACAGCCTCCGCAACGAGGCCCGCGGCTATCCCCCTGAACCACCCTACATGCCCCATAGTAAT